From one Catenuloplanes nepalensis genomic stretch:
- a CDS encoding DUF3987 domain-containing protein: MNRPAHDESAERAVIGAALLGPSLVTELAAKLNPGDFYHPKHGALWAAICRLDAAGTPADPITLAAHLAEAGDLARVGGAPYLHTLISEVPSVGSAGYYADIVAEHARRREVSELGLRLTQLADSGTDTADLLATSRALLDDTSAGTGWAPPIPLGTGRHLPAFPAHVLPGWVADMVQAVAEFTQTPVDLAGSIALAALSTAAGGRAEVEVRGSWREPTNLFTVVVLPPGSRKSAVFAAITGPLLAAESALVERTKPAIIEAELAARVAGKAADKAAHAAANADAAARDTLLAEASAAAMQAEAVTVPSLPQLVADDVTSEAAAQLLADQGGRLAVLSPEGGIFATIAGRYSGTPNLEVFLKGHAGDMMRVGRLSRESQHVAKPALTLGLAVQPDVLRDIASMPGFRGLGLLARILFALPENTVGFRRVGADPVPAEIAEAYRENLGALVLTLAGWTDPAVIPLTGDANARVLDIERAVEPRLAPGGAWGHIVDWGSKYTGAVVRMAGLIHLAEHQSDGWGKPAEAETIDRAAQLGDYYAAHALAAFDDMGADQATRNARHVLAWIERTGSTTFTKRDLFRATKSATIRAVADLEPALAVLDAHGYLRQTDPPARPRTGGRPPSPTFLVNPDVHQPAATVHPIRRTA, from the coding sequence ATGAACCGGCCCGCACACGACGAGAGCGCGGAACGCGCCGTCATCGGCGCCGCGCTGCTCGGGCCGTCGCTGGTCACCGAGCTCGCGGCCAAGCTCAACCCCGGCGACTTCTACCACCCGAAACACGGCGCGCTGTGGGCCGCTATCTGCCGACTCGACGCGGCTGGCACACCGGCCGACCCGATCACGCTCGCGGCGCACCTGGCCGAGGCCGGGGACCTGGCGCGGGTGGGCGGGGCGCCGTACCTGCACACGCTGATCTCCGAGGTGCCGAGCGTCGGCAGTGCCGGCTACTACGCGGACATCGTGGCCGAGCACGCGCGGCGCCGGGAGGTCTCCGAGCTGGGGCTGCGTCTCACCCAGCTCGCGGACTCCGGCACCGACACTGCCGATCTGCTCGCGACCAGCCGCGCGCTGCTCGACGACACCAGCGCCGGTACGGGGTGGGCGCCACCGATCCCGTTGGGCACCGGCCGGCATCTGCCCGCGTTTCCGGCGCACGTGCTGCCGGGGTGGGTGGCGGACATGGTGCAGGCGGTCGCCGAGTTCACACAGACGCCGGTCGACCTGGCGGGCAGCATCGCGCTCGCGGCGCTGTCGACGGCCGCCGGAGGCCGCGCCGAGGTGGAGGTGCGCGGATCGTGGAGGGAGCCCACGAACCTGTTCACGGTCGTCGTGCTCCCGCCCGGATCGCGGAAGTCGGCGGTGTTCGCGGCGATCACCGGGCCGTTGCTGGCGGCGGAGTCCGCGTTGGTGGAGCGGACCAAACCCGCGATCATCGAGGCCGAGTTGGCGGCGCGGGTGGCCGGGAAAGCGGCGGACAAGGCGGCGCACGCTGCGGCGAATGCGGACGCGGCTGCGCGGGACACGCTGCTCGCCGAGGCGTCGGCAGCTGCGATGCAGGCCGAGGCGGTCACGGTGCCGAGCCTGCCTCAACTTGTCGCAGACGACGTAACCAGCGAGGCAGCGGCACAGTTGCTCGCCGACCAGGGCGGCCGGTTGGCGGTGCTCTCGCCGGAAGGCGGCATCTTCGCCACGATCGCCGGCCGCTACTCCGGCACGCCGAACCTGGAGGTCTTCCTCAAAGGCCACGCCGGAGACATGATGCGCGTCGGCCGGCTGTCCCGAGAGTCACAGCACGTCGCCAAGCCCGCGCTCACGCTCGGGCTGGCCGTGCAACCGGACGTGCTGCGGGACATCGCGTCGATGCCGGGATTCCGCGGGCTCGGCCTGCTCGCACGCATCCTCTTCGCGCTGCCGGAGAACACGGTCGGCTTCCGGCGGGTCGGCGCCGACCCGGTGCCAGCCGAGATCGCCGAGGCATACCGGGAAAACCTCGGCGCCCTGGTTCTCACGCTCGCGGGATGGACCGATCCCGCGGTCATCCCGCTCACCGGAGACGCCAACGCGCGGGTGCTCGACATCGAGCGCGCAGTGGAACCGCGTCTCGCGCCCGGCGGGGCGTGGGGACACATCGTGGACTGGGGCAGCAAGTACACCGGCGCCGTCGTTCGCATGGCTGGACTCATCCACCTGGCCGAGCACCAGAGCGACGGATGGGGCAAGCCCGCAGAGGCGGAGACGATCGACCGGGCAGCGCAGCTCGGCGATTACTACGCCGCACACGCGCTGGCCGCGTTCGACGACATGGGCGCTGACCAGGCCACCCGCAACGCGCGACACGTCCTGGCCTGGATCGAACGCACCGGATCGACCACATTCACCAAACGCGACCTGTTCCGGGCGACGAAATCCGCCACGATCCGGGCCGTCGCCGACCTGGAACCCGCACTCGCGGTGCTCGACGCCCACGGCTACCTCCGCCAGACCGACCCGCCCGCGCGACCCCGAACCGGCGGTCGGCCGCCATCTCCAACGTTCCTCGTAAACCCCGACGTCCACCAGCCGGCCGCCACCGTCCACCCGATCCGGCGAACCGCATGA
- a CDS encoding ABC transporter permease codes for MTVSAYPPQVADLLPRAQELVASLGVLPSENRIKNELKVGRPKAKAIRAALEQETTPAEPEPEQTPEDAAPDPVPAVDEPETVPTPVREAAPVTVETIEQRAAVADPVPAAETVRRRAVPSWPVLILALPAFAAVWSGWVGLGEMTGFGVVHPLPGIADGFSLNTAITLPIGVETYAAYALRVWLSAQVSVRARRFAKWSAIGSLILGALGQVAYHHMEAAGITEAPWQITTVVACLPVAVLGMGAALAHLNHDGRS; via the coding sequence ATGACCGTTTCCGCGTACCCGCCTCAGGTGGCAGACCTGCTCCCCCGCGCTCAGGAACTGGTCGCGTCGCTGGGTGTCCTGCCGTCCGAGAACCGGATCAAGAACGAGCTGAAGGTGGGCCGGCCGAAGGCCAAGGCGATCCGCGCGGCGCTGGAGCAGGAGACCACGCCGGCCGAGCCCGAGCCGGAGCAGACGCCGGAGGATGCGGCGCCGGACCCGGTTCCGGCGGTGGACGAGCCGGAGACCGTACCAACTCCGGTCCGTGAGGCGGCGCCGGTGACGGTGGAGACGATCGAGCAGCGTGCGGCGGTCGCAGACCCGGTTCCGGCCGCTGAGACCGTGCGGCGTCGGGCGGTGCCGTCCTGGCCGGTGCTGATCCTCGCGCTGCCCGCGTTCGCGGCTGTCTGGTCGGGATGGGTCGGGCTCGGGGAGATGACCGGGTTCGGGGTGGTGCACCCGCTTCCGGGGATCGCGGACGGGTTCAGCCTGAACACCGCGATCACGCTCCCGATCGGGGTCGAGACCTACGCGGCGTACGCGCTGCGGGTCTGGCTGTCAGCCCAGGTCAGCGTGCGGGCACGGCGGTTCGCCAAGTGGTCCGCGATCGGCTCGCTGATCCTCGGCGCGCTCGGCCAGGTCGCCTACCACCACATGGAAGCCGCAGGCATCACCGAGGCGCCCTGGCAGATCACGACCGTGGTCGCGTGCCTGCCGGTCGCGGTGCTCGGCATGGGCGCGGCGCTCGCGCACCTCAATCACGACGGACGTTCCTAG
- a CDS encoding response regulator produces MHEDLIMVVEDSDEDVEAIGRAIGRSHPDLRLEFVRSSADVLPRLTADGARRPGMILLDLNMPGESGLDVLRRLRAHPGLASLTVVVFTSSEDPAEADACYSAGADSYIYKPINFALFQTVLRQTLDYWRAKTRD; encoded by the coding sequence GTGCACGAGGACCTGATCATGGTGGTGGAGGACTCCGACGAGGACGTGGAGGCGATCGGCCGGGCCATCGGCCGCTCCCACCCCGACCTCCGGCTGGAGTTCGTCCGCTCCAGCGCCGACGTGCTGCCCCGGCTCACCGCGGACGGCGCGCGCCGCCCCGGCATGATCCTGCTCGACCTCAACATGCCCGGCGAGAGCGGCCTGGACGTCCTCCGCCGCCTCCGCGCCCACCCCGGCCTGGCGTCGCTGACCGTGGTCGTCTTCACGTCCTCCGAGGACCCGGCCGAGGCCGACGCCTGCTACTCGGCCGGCGCGGACAGCTACATCTACAAGCCGATCAACTTCGCGCTGTTCCAGACCGTGCTCCGCCAAACCCTGGACTACTGGAGAGCGAAAACCAGGGACTGA
- a CDS encoding DUF397 domain-containing protein codes for MENLIWRKSTRSSPNGGQCVEMAVGSRCIYVRDSKDAGGPVLTVAASSWKIFVRELNSDN; via the coding sequence ATGGAAAACCTGATCTGGAGAAAGTCCACCCGCAGCAGCCCTAACGGCGGCCAATGTGTAGAAATGGCAGTGGGGAGTCGATGCATCTACGTGCGTGACAGCAAAGATGCGGGCGGTCCAGTTCTTACTGTTGCGGCTAGTTCATGGAAAATCTTTGTGCGCGAACTTAATTCCGATAATTGA
- a CDS encoding tyrosine-type recombinase/integrase codes for MGRRKPNGASSIYEGKDGYWHGRVTVGVKDNGQPDRRHVQGKTEAEVTKKVRKLERERENGTVRKAGQRWTVEKWLLHWLDNIAAPVVRVNTIDGYRVAVRKHLIPGLGAHRLDQLQPEHLEKLYARMLANGSAPATAHQSHRTIRTALNEAVRRGHLGRNPAALAKPPRLPDTEVEPFSIEDVQTILKVAAERRNSARWAVALALGLRQGEALGLKWPDVNLKAGTLTVRRALLRPKWGHGCDPKCDARVPGLCPHRVNLRPVSADTKSRAGRRTIGLPDALIKVLREHREAQEAERETAAQLWQDEDWVFSTRTGQRIHQATDYDEWKRLLKDAGVRDARLHDARHTAATALLVLGVSGRAVMGIMGWSNAAMQVRYQHLTDQVRRDIADRLGGLLWGGNEPQTNDENRA; via the coding sequence ATGGGACGACGTAAGCCGAACGGCGCATCAAGCATCTACGAGGGCAAGGACGGCTACTGGCACGGCCGCGTGACGGTGGGCGTCAAGGACAATGGGCAACCCGACCGCCGACACGTCCAGGGCAAGACCGAGGCCGAGGTTACAAAAAAAGTCCGGAAGCTGGAGCGGGAGAGGGAGAACGGCACTGTCCGGAAGGCGGGGCAACGCTGGACGGTGGAGAAGTGGCTCTTGCACTGGCTCGACAACATCGCCGCGCCGGTGGTCCGCGTCAACACGATCGACGGCTACCGCGTCGCAGTGCGAAAGCACCTGATTCCGGGGCTCGGCGCGCACCGGCTCGATCAGTTGCAGCCGGAGCACCTGGAGAAGCTGTACGCACGGATGCTGGCGAACGGCAGTGCGCCGGCTACCGCTCACCAGTCGCACCGCACGATCCGAACCGCGCTGAACGAGGCGGTACGCCGAGGTCACCTCGGGCGGAATCCGGCCGCTCTAGCGAAGCCTCCGCGTCTGCCCGATACCGAGGTGGAGCCGTTCTCGATCGAGGATGTGCAGACCATTCTCAAGGTCGCGGCAGAGCGGAGGAACAGCGCTCGGTGGGCAGTCGCTCTCGCGCTCGGCCTCCGTCAGGGTGAAGCGCTCGGGCTGAAGTGGCCGGACGTCAATCTGAAGGCAGGCACCCTCACAGTTCGTCGCGCTCTGCTCCGGCCGAAATGGGGCCACGGATGCGACCCGAAGTGCGACGCACGGGTTCCGGGCCTGTGCCCCCACCGGGTGAATCTCCGCCCGGTCTCCGCAGACACCAAGTCGCGCGCCGGCCGCCGCACGATCGGCCTTCCTGATGCGCTGATCAAGGTTCTCCGAGAGCACCGGGAGGCCCAGGAGGCGGAGCGGGAGACGGCCGCGCAGCTCTGGCAGGACGAGGACTGGGTGTTCTCGACTCGGACCGGCCAGCGCATCCATCAGGCGACCGACTACGACGAGTGGAAGCGTCTCCTCAAGGACGCCGGAGTCCGCGATGCCCGGCTCCATGACGCCCGCCACACCGCCGCGACGGCGCTTCTGGTGCTGGGCGTCTCCGGCCGCGCGGTGATGGGCATCATGGGCTGGTCCAACGCCGCCATGCAGGTCCGCTACCAACACCTAACGGATCAGGTCCGGCGAGACATCGCTGATCGGCTCGGCGGACTGCTCTGGGGAGGCAACGAGCCTCAGACGAACGACGAAAATCGGGCTTAA
- a CDS encoding DUF6284 family protein — protein MAPNEWLNDIDEPTPAELAAIGAEEPLISAEVALLDAQIRVFCADGGPTELDWHRLRIAEKRVAREALALHRRYPDSAEMGWAA, from the coding sequence TTGGCACCGAACGAATGGCTCAACGACATCGACGAGCCGACACCGGCCGAGCTCGCGGCCATCGGGGCGGAAGAGCCGCTGATCAGCGCGGAGGTTGCGTTGCTGGACGCGCAGATCCGCGTGTTCTGCGCGGACGGCGGTCCGACCGAGCTGGACTGGCACCGGCTGCGGATCGCGGAGAAGCGGGTCGCTCGGGAGGCGCTGGCGCTGCACCGGCGATACCCGGACAGCGCGGAGATGGGGTGGGCGGCGTGA
- a CDS encoding helix-turn-helix domain-containing protein: MQRIADDRVVLTIEEAAQRLGIGRTTMYALVRSGEIRSVTIGRLRRVPVRCLTEYVNNLLADDIAATAA; encoded by the coding sequence ATGCAGCGCATCGCCGACGACCGCGTCGTACTGACCATCGAAGAGGCCGCTCAGCGACTCGGCATCGGCCGAACCACCATGTACGCGCTCGTCAGGAGCGGAGAGATCCGGTCCGTCACGATCGGCCGTCTCCGCCGCGTTCCCGTCCGCTGTCTCACCGAGTACGTGAACAACCTGCTCGCCGACGACATCGCTGCCACGGCCGCCTGA
- a CDS encoding cell division protein FtsK produces the protein MLAETNPEHTGHTATLTPEVLVGEVVMVDQPHARTDDEWLKELARQAAQRKPIVPAWMLSGSDFRHTCRWIAAHYLHVSAYHAVRMPLYGTKLAFRSPRGLGRFIAGGTRWVLDLEGLPVRLAAVRREDAEQYLRLSRQRDARVRLRTLIAASVAVLGVSGTFVLAVLAPSWAHWATLAGLVAAFGLGGARPDRPLVSRAVVPTHVQQLTSNQVTAALSVLGLAGINQAVSKLGDKAIGFPAPITRDGPGWRADVDLPPGVTATEVIERREKLAGALTRPLGCVWPEGNAEVHPGRLVLWVGDQDMSKARKPAWPLLKGGPIDLFKPQPYGTDQRGRWVNLTLMFIAMVIGSIPRMGKTFALREALLIAGLDPRAEIHAYDLKGTGDLSALGKIAHRYRAGEDDEDILYAVAAMRELRAELRRRARVIRDLPPDLCPENKVTPELATRRSLGLHPIVVGVDECQVWFEHPEHGAELEEICTDLVKRGPATGIVLILATQRPDAKSLPTPISANASTRFCLKVMGQMENDMVLGTSKYRNGVRATMFAWEDKGIGYFAGEGADARIVSTVFIDGPAANVLADKARALRVRAGRLTGHALGETPEVARTADYHLLDDILSVVPVAELRVWNETVVARLAELRPDAYDGWAPEQLTAALKPYGIEVDQIGRRVGGKTVNRRGITRADIAAKVAERNRTKAAA, from the coding sequence ATGCTCGCAGAGACCAACCCGGAACACACTGGCCACACGGCCACGCTCACCCCTGAGGTGCTGGTGGGTGAGGTGGTCATGGTCGACCAGCCGCACGCCCGTACCGATGATGAGTGGTTGAAGGAACTGGCGCGGCAGGCCGCGCAGCGCAAGCCGATCGTGCCCGCGTGGATGCTGTCGGGCTCGGACTTCCGGCACACGTGCCGCTGGATCGCGGCCCACTACCTGCACGTCTCCGCCTATCACGCGGTCCGCATGCCGCTCTACGGCACGAAGCTCGCGTTCCGCTCGCCGCGCGGTCTCGGGAGATTCATTGCCGGGGGTACGCGGTGGGTGCTCGATCTGGAGGGCCTGCCGGTCCGGCTTGCGGCGGTCCGGCGGGAGGACGCGGAGCAGTACCTCCGGCTCTCCCGGCAGCGTGACGCCCGAGTGCGTCTCCGGACGCTGATCGCGGCGTCGGTGGCGGTGCTCGGCGTGAGCGGCACGTTCGTGCTCGCGGTGCTGGCGCCGAGCTGGGCGCACTGGGCGACGCTCGCGGGGCTGGTGGCCGCGTTCGGGCTCGGCGGGGCGCGACCGGATCGGCCGCTGGTGTCCCGCGCGGTCGTCCCGACGCACGTGCAACAGCTCACCTCAAATCAGGTCACGGCCGCGCTGTCGGTGCTCGGCCTGGCAGGGATCAACCAGGCGGTGTCGAAGCTGGGCGACAAGGCGATTGGGTTCCCCGCGCCGATCACCCGCGATGGACCGGGCTGGCGTGCCGATGTCGATCTGCCGCCCGGCGTCACGGCAACCGAGGTGATCGAGCGTCGGGAAAAGCTGGCTGGCGCGCTCACTCGGCCGCTGGGCTGCGTCTGGCCGGAGGGCAACGCCGAGGTGCATCCCGGCCGGCTGGTCCTCTGGGTGGGTGACCAGGACATGTCGAAGGCGCGCAAACCCGCGTGGCCACTGCTCAAGGGCGGGCCGATCGACCTGTTCAAGCCTCAGCCGTACGGGACGGACCAGCGCGGACGCTGGGTGAACCTGACGCTGATGTTCATCGCGATGGTGATCGGGTCGATTCCGCGCATGGGCAAGACGTTCGCGCTGCGGGAAGCACTGCTGATCGCTGGTCTCGATCCGCGTGCGGAGATCCACGCGTACGACCTGAAGGGCACCGGTGACCTGTCCGCGCTGGGCAAGATCGCGCACCGGTACCGGGCCGGGGAGGACGACGAGGACATCCTCTACGCGGTGGCCGCGATGCGGGAGCTGCGGGCGGAGCTGCGCCGCCGGGCGCGGGTGATCCGGGATCTGCCACCGGATCTGTGCCCGGAGAACAAGGTCACGCCGGAGCTGGCCACGCGGCGTTCGCTGGGGCTGCATCCGATCGTGGTCGGGGTCGACGAGTGTCAGGTCTGGTTCGAGCACCCGGAGCACGGGGCCGAGCTGGAGGAGATCTGCACGGACCTGGTGAAGCGCGGGCCGGCTACCGGAATCGTGCTGATCCTGGCGACCCAGCGGCCGGACGCGAAGAGCCTGCCGACCCCGATCTCCGCGAACGCGTCGACGCGGTTCTGCCTGAAGGTCATGGGGCAGATGGAGAACGACATGGTGCTCGGGACCAGCAAGTACCGCAACGGCGTGCGGGCGACCATGTTCGCGTGGGAGGACAAGGGCATCGGCTACTTCGCCGGTGAAGGCGCGGACGCCCGGATCGTGTCGACCGTGTTCATCGACGGGCCGGCCGCCAACGTTCTCGCGGACAAGGCGCGGGCGCTGCGGGTGCGCGCGGGGCGGCTGACCGGGCACGCGCTCGGGGAGACGCCGGAGGTCGCGCGGACGGCCGACTATCACCTGCTCGACGACATCCTGTCCGTGGTCCCGGTCGCGGAGCTGCGGGTGTGGAACGAGACGGTGGTGGCGCGGTTGGCGGAGCTGCGGCCGGATGCCTACGACGGGTGGGCGCCGGAGCAACTGACGGCAGCGCTCAAGCCGTACGGGATCGAGGTTGACCAGATCGGCCGGCGCGTGGGCGGGAAGACCGTCAACCGGCGCGGCATCACCCGCGCGGACATCGCCGCAAAAGTTGCTGAGCGTAACCGCACCAAGGCTGCGGCCTAG
- a CDS encoding kinase, whose amino-acid sequence MTRGLILYGPPASGKDTITHALAELDPTISLFRRLKAGPGRTGTYRMTTEPEISHLRAAGDVIWENSRYDAVYVIDRPGLTDALTIGTPVVHLGQLPAIDALTKATPDTHWTVTYLWCPRDVAEARIVTRATGDTTARLRAWEETEPVPEPDLFLNTAETLPADAAHAILNAMKRSSA is encoded by the coding sequence ATGACCCGCGGCCTCATCCTCTACGGCCCACCCGCCAGCGGCAAAGACACCATCACTCACGCCCTAGCCGAACTGGACCCCACCATCTCGCTGTTCCGCCGCCTCAAGGCCGGCCCCGGCCGCACCGGCACCTACCGCATGACCACCGAACCAGAGATCTCCCATCTCCGCGCCGCCGGTGACGTCATCTGGGAGAACAGCCGCTACGACGCCGTTTACGTCATCGACCGCCCCGGCCTGACCGACGCCCTCACCATCGGCACCCCCGTGGTCCACCTCGGCCAGCTCCCCGCGATCGACGCGCTCACCAAGGCCACCCCCGACACCCACTGGACCGTGACCTACCTCTGGTGCCCCCGTGACGTCGCCGAGGCCCGCATCGTCACCCGCGCCACCGGCGACACCACCGCACGTCTGCGCGCATGGGAAGAGACCGAGCCCGTCCCCGAGCCCGATCTCTTCCTCAACACCGCCGAGACCCTGCCAGCCGACGCCGCTCACGCCATCCTCAACGCGATGAAACGCAGCTCCGCCTAA
- a CDS encoding GntR family transcriptional regulator, whose product MATPRPPLSRGESLHQQVARNIRNDIEAGVLRDGDVLPSTRELAERWDVSVFTISEAMRLLAEEGLVISKSRSKRYVHAPGQDRKADIRPRQPKVVIVGGYAGSGKTELGRILARETGWSMLDKDTLTRPVVEAALETIGHSPHDRESPEYFNLIRPREYEALIAAATENVACGNSVILTAPFIRELNDPAWIERTQATFTELNAVTLYVWVYCDEATMHTYVRHRGAARDAAKLADWAGYLSKVETGFRPPVPHKVIDNSASSRPLQAQAKDLIKTITGGTP is encoded by the coding sequence ATGGCCACGCCCCGCCCGCCACTGTCACGGGGTGAGTCACTGCATCAGCAGGTCGCCCGCAACATCCGCAACGACATCGAGGCCGGCGTACTCCGCGACGGAGACGTCCTCCCGTCCACCCGCGAACTCGCCGAACGCTGGGACGTCAGCGTCTTCACCATCTCCGAGGCCATGCGCCTGCTGGCCGAGGAAGGCTTGGTGATCAGCAAGTCCCGCTCCAAGCGCTACGTCCACGCGCCCGGCCAGGACCGCAAGGCTGACATCCGCCCCCGCCAGCCCAAGGTCGTGATCGTCGGTGGCTACGCCGGAAGCGGCAAAACCGAGCTGGGCCGCATCCTCGCCCGCGAGACCGGCTGGTCGATGCTCGACAAGGACACCCTCACCCGCCCGGTCGTCGAGGCCGCGTTGGAGACGATCGGCCACTCACCCCACGACCGCGAGTCCCCCGAGTACTTCAACCTGATCCGCCCGCGCGAATACGAGGCCCTGATCGCGGCCGCAACGGAGAACGTCGCGTGCGGCAACAGCGTCATCCTGACCGCCCCGTTCATCCGCGAACTCAACGACCCCGCGTGGATCGAGCGCACCCAGGCCACCTTCACCGAGCTGAACGCCGTCACGCTCTACGTCTGGGTCTACTGCGACGAAGCGACCATGCACACCTACGTCCGCCATCGCGGGGCAGCACGCGACGCCGCGAAACTCGCGGACTGGGCCGGCTACCTCTCCAAGGTCGAAACTGGCTTCCGCCCTCCGGTTCCCCACAAGGTCATCGACAACTCGGCATCCAGCCGCCCACTCCAGGCCCAGGCCAAAGACCTGATCAAAACCATCACCGGCGGTACGCCATGA
- a CDS encoding helix-turn-helix domain-containing protein: MLHPVTGEIGQPLAKIRRSYGESMGNPMPSDQASTAHPMLRALGHELKVARERKGITQEALAAEIHFSNTHVSAVESGKRPPSAELIHRADDALTTGGLLSRLLNAAHQAATREIMPEWFRPWAEIETVATALRSYQPLVLDGLLQTPAYARALLQAGDPTANEDTLQRAVETRLQRQQILSRPTPPRLITVLEESILHRPISDSPTPMREQLDHLITMATTGTADIHILRTEVGVHRGLAGAFVLATLLSSPDVAYIDTQLRGLVIETPVDVDAARRIWEGLLGEALPKRQSLKLIQEAAQSWKT; encoded by the coding sequence ATGTTGCATCCGGTCACCGGCGAAATCGGCCAACCCCTTGCGAAAATCCGGCGTTCATATGGGGAATCGATGGGGAACCCCATGCCCAGTGATCAGGCCAGCACCGCACATCCGATGTTGAGAGCACTCGGGCACGAACTGAAGGTCGCCCGCGAACGGAAGGGCATCACCCAAGAAGCCTTAGCGGCGGAGATCCACTTCTCCAACACTCACGTCTCCGCCGTCGAAAGCGGCAAACGCCCGCCCAGTGCCGAACTGATCCACCGCGCCGACGACGCGCTGACAACCGGAGGCCTCCTCAGCCGCCTCCTGAACGCCGCACACCAAGCCGCCACGCGCGAGATCATGCCCGAGTGGTTCCGCCCCTGGGCAGAAATCGAAACGGTCGCCACCGCCCTCCGCTCCTACCAACCACTCGTCCTCGACGGCCTACTCCAAACCCCCGCCTACGCCCGCGCCCTACTCCAGGCCGGCGACCCCACCGCCAACGAGGACACCCTCCAACGCGCTGTAGAGACTCGGCTCCAGCGCCAGCAGATCCTCAGCCGGCCAACTCCTCCGCGCCTCATCACGGTCTTGGAAGAGTCGATCCTCCACCGCCCGATCAGCGACTCACCCACCCCCATGCGCGAGCAGCTCGACCACCTGATCACCATGGCCACCACCGGCACCGCCGACATCCACATCCTCCGCACCGAGGTAGGCGTCCACCGAGGCCTAGCCGGCGCCTTCGTCCTGGCAACCCTCCTCAGCAGCCCCGACGTCGCCTACATCGACACCCAACTCCGCGGCCTGGTCATCGAGACCCCCGTAGACGTTGATGCCGCCCGCCGCATCTGGGAAGGTCTTCTAGGAGAAGCCCTCCCCAAACGCCAATCCCTCAAACTCATCCAGGAGGCCGCCCAATCATGGAAAACCTGA